A DNA window from Maribellus comscasis contains the following coding sequences:
- a CDS encoding BatD family protein gives MKLRIKILFFFMLLIFISGLTNAQQIKATASLDSANILIGDQVKLFLEIDHPKNVKVEFPQLPDTIQSLIEVLERSKVDTFEMDSEELMKQIQSYTITSFDSGSYRIPPYWFTFEMDGLVDSVPSNGVTLNVYSMTVDTTKGPTDIKMPYGAPLSLKEVIPYILGVILIGAIIFLVLYSIKRKKKNKPIFTRPQKPKEPAHVVALRELDRIKNEKLWQKDKTKQYYSEVTDTLREYIEDRFEISAMEQTTDEILTSFRNRKGLLGEKSFNNLSQILSLADLVKFAKYKPLPDDDNMTLVNSYFFINDTKKEEPKKEAEENKEDEENVEEVDIK, from the coding sequence ATGAAGTTGAGAATAAAAATATTATTCTTTTTTATGCTCCTGATTTTTATTTCGGGGCTTACAAACGCACAACAAATTAAGGCAACTGCCAGCCTCGATTCGGCTAACATTCTGATCGGTGACCAGGTAAAACTTTTTCTCGAAATCGATCATCCCAAAAATGTAAAAGTCGAATTTCCGCAGCTACCCGATACGATTCAAAGTTTGATTGAAGTACTGGAGCGATCAAAAGTGGACACTTTTGAAATGGACAGCGAGGAGTTGATGAAGCAGATTCAATCTTATACCATAACAAGTTTCGATAGTGGAAGTTACCGTATTCCCCCCTACTGGTTTACTTTTGAAATGGACGGCCTGGTTGATTCTGTTCCAAGCAATGGTGTAACACTAAATGTATATAGCATGACTGTAGACACCACTAAAGGGCCGACTGACATAAAAATGCCATACGGCGCGCCTTTATCTTTAAAGGAAGTTATTCCCTATATTTTGGGTGTAATTTTAATTGGGGCAATTATTTTTCTGGTTTTATATTCCATCAAAAGAAAAAAGAAAAACAAACCCATTTTTACACGGCCTCAAAAACCCAAAGAGCCAGCGCACGTAGTCGCTCTTCGGGAACTTGACCGGATAAAAAATGAAAAGCTCTGGCAAAAAGATAAAACCAAACAGTATTACAGCGAAGTAACTGATACATTGCGCGAATACATTGAAGACCGGTTTGAAATTTCTGCAATGGAACAAACCACCGATGAAATACTTACCAGCTTCAGAAACCGAAAAGGTTTGTTGGGAGAAAAATCGTTTAATAATCTTAGCCAAATATTATCACTGGCCGATTTGGTAAAATTTGCAAAATACAAGCCGCTTCCCGATGATGATAATATGACATTGGTTAATTCCTACTTTTTCATAAACGACACAAAAAAGGAGGAGCCTAAAAAAGAAGCGGAAGAGAATAAGGAAGACGAAGAGAATGTTGAAGAAGTTGATATAAAATAA
- a CDS encoding DUF58 domain-containing protein, which translates to MEATELLKKVRQIEIKTRGLSRNIFAGEYHSAFKGRGMAFSEVREYQFGDDIRNIDWNVTARYNHPYVKIFEEERELTVMLLIDVSGSREFGSAEKLKKNIITEISAILSFSAIQNNDKIGVIFFSNTIEKFIPPKKGKSHILRIIRELIDFQPQERGTDITGAIRYLTNAIKKRCTAFVISDFMDDNPDLDMALSIANNKHDVVALKVYDDREKELPSIGMIKLKDAETGQYVWVDSSSKRIRKTYSDWWNKHVARLDALFKKCGIDYARIDTNEDYVKSLMTLFKKRALKQ; encoded by the coding sequence ATGGAAGCAACTGAATTATTAAAAAAGGTAAGGCAGATTGAAATTAAAACACGGGGTTTATCGCGAAATATTTTTGCAGGTGAATACCACAGTGCTTTTAAAGGGCGGGGAATGGCATTTTCGGAAGTACGTGAATACCAGTTTGGCGACGATATCCGTAACATCGACTGGAATGTTACGGCTCGTTACAACCATCCGTATGTAAAAATCTTTGAAGAAGAAAGAGAGTTAACCGTAATGCTGCTTATCGACGTAAGCGGTTCGCGTGAATTTGGTTCAGCTGAAAAACTGAAAAAAAACATCATCACTGAGATATCTGCGATACTTTCCTTCTCTGCAATTCAGAACAATGATAAAATAGGAGTAATTTTCTTTTCAAATACGATAGAAAAATTTATTCCTCCGAAAAAAGGAAAAAGTCACATTTTGCGCATCATACGTGAGTTGATTGATTTTCAACCACAGGAGAGAGGAACCGATATAACGGGTGCAATCCGTTATTTAACCAATGCCATAAAAAAACGTTGTACTGCATTTGTTATTTCTGATTTTATGGATGATAATCCGGATTTAGACATGGCGCTTTCAATTGCCAACAACAAACATGATGTTGTGGCTTTAAAAGTTTACGATGACAGGGAAAAAGAATTACCGTCTATTGGAATGATTAAATTAAAGGATGCAGAAACCGGGCAATATGTTTGGGTTGACAGTAGTTCCAAAAGAATCAGAAAAACCTATTCCGATTGGTGGAACAAACATGTTGCGCGACTCGATGCGCTGTTTAAAAAATGCGGTATCGATTATGCCCGGATAGACACCAACGAAGATTATGTAAAATCTTTAATGACCCTTTTTAAAAAGAGGGCTTTAAAACAATAA
- a CDS encoding BatD family protein, with the protein MSKKLATYLLFFFVIFAARAEDTRFIMSAPNAVEMGKQFRLSFTLNERGTNLNLPAGLTDNFEVLMGPSTGQSTSIRTINGRTTSEVTFSYTYILRAKKEGKFEIRPASIEVGGKVFESNNLEIQVVKAQSQPAQPQSGNNGNPNQQSESVDLGKDNLFVKVEMSKTSVYRGEQIIATVKLYVNPNIPISGFEEVNLPTYEGFYTQDIEIPQQINFTREVYDNKIYQVGVLKKTILFPQQNGRLTIEPFNMSLLVQQRVKQRSFFDDFFSGLRTVRATVTSSPVSVNVKDLPPAPANFMGGVGSFNVSSSISSQDVTTNDAVTLTLKVSGTGNIRLIQSPEIQLPTDFEVYDPQSTDNVNATNNGVTGTKTIEYLFQPRFEGDYTIPSIKFAYFNPATGSYVTKSTDEYDLHVVKGSDEQSATVVSSLRKEDVQLIGQDIRFIKQGDASLNSKGFTFFGTIGFYSMYAGSGILFLILFLIYRKKARENANIALMRNKKANRVATKRLKAAAGYMKQNNNEAFHDSILKAFWGYLSDKLGIPVADLNRDSAVASLKNKNVEQQIIDDFVEVVDQCEFARYAPAGGAEARSELYNKAESTMSRLEKQIKR; encoded by the coding sequence ATGAGTAAAAAATTAGCAACATATCTTCTTTTCTTTTTTGTGATTTTCGCTGCACGTGCAGAAGACACCCGTTTTATTATGTCGGCGCCCAATGCAGTGGAAATGGGAAAACAATTCCGGCTTTCCTTCACGCTTAATGAAAGAGGAACCAACCTTAATCTTCCGGCGGGCCTTACCGATAATTTTGAAGTTTTAATGGGACCAAGTACCGGACAGTCGACCAGTATCAGAACGATAAACGGAAGAACGACTTCAGAGGTCACTTTTTCTTACACATACATTCTCAGGGCAAAAAAAGAGGGAAAATTTGAAATTCGCCCGGCCTCTATCGAAGTAGGAGGTAAAGTATTTGAGTCAAACAATCTGGAAATTCAGGTGGTAAAAGCGCAAAGCCAGCCAGCGCAACCACAAAGCGGAAACAACGGAAACCCGAATCAGCAATCGGAGTCGGTTGATTTGGGAAAAGACAATTTGTTTGTAAAAGTTGAAATGAGCAAAACCAGTGTTTACCGGGGAGAACAAATAATTGCAACTGTAAAATTATATGTTAATCCCAATATTCCCATATCGGGTTTTGAGGAAGTAAATTTACCTACCTACGAAGGTTTTTATACACAAGACATTGAAATTCCGCAGCAAATCAATTTTACCCGCGAAGTATACGACAATAAAATTTACCAGGTAGGGGTATTAAAGAAAACGATATTGTTCCCGCAGCAAAACGGAAGATTGACCATTGAACCTTTCAATATGTCACTACTGGTTCAGCAAAGAGTAAAACAACGTAGCTTTTTCGACGACTTTTTTAGCGGGCTTCGAACCGTGCGAGCTACAGTTACCAGTTCTCCTGTTTCAGTAAACGTTAAAGACTTGCCGCCTGCTCCTGCCAATTTTATGGGTGGTGTTGGAAGTTTTAATGTTTCATCGAGTATAAGCAGCCAAGATGTAACCACCAACGACGCTGTAACTTTAACCTTAAAAGTTAGCGGAACAGGTAACATAAGACTCATCCAAAGTCCTGAAATACAATTACCAACGGACTTTGAAGTTTACGATCCACAATCAACAGATAATGTAAATGCTACCAATAATGGTGTTACGGGCACAAAAACCATTGAATATTTATTCCAACCGCGTTTTGAAGGTGATTACACTATCCCGTCGATAAAATTTGCATATTTTAACCCTGCCACCGGTTCCTATGTTACCAAATCAACCGATGAATATGATCTTCATGTTGTAAAAGGTTCTGACGAGCAATCGGCAACAGTAGTAAGTTCGCTTAGAAAAGAGGATGTTCAGCTCATTGGTCAGGATATCCGCTTTATCAAACAAGGTGATGCATCGCTAAACAGCAAAGGTTTTACATTTTTTGGAACAATTGGCTTTTACTCGATGTACGCCGGCAGCGGTATTTTGTTTTTAATCCTGTTCTTGATTTACAGGAAAAAAGCCCGGGAAAACGCGAATATAGCGCTTATGCGGAACAAAAAAGCAAACCGTGTGGCTACAAAACGGCTAAAAGCAGCAGCAGGTTATATGAAACAAAATAACAACGAGGCTTTCCACGATTCGATATTAAAAGCATTCTGGGGATATTTAAGCGACAAGCTTGGAATTCCTGTGGCCGACTTAAATCGTGACTCAGCTGTAGCAAGTTTAAAAAATAAAAATGTTGAACAGCAAATTATTGACGATTTTGTTGAAGTAGTAGACCAATGCGAATTTGCCCGCTATGCGCCTGCCGGTGGAGCAGAAGCAAGAAGCGAGTTGTATAACAAAGCAGAATCGACAATGAGTCGTTTGGAAAAACAAATTAAACGCTAG
- a CDS encoding vWA domain-containing protein — MEMFRFGNMEYLWGLLIIPLLAVIFIWSRIARKKALKRFGEQQILKQLMPFSSKGRPVFKFLVLMLALAFIITGMARPQFGSKLKKVKREGIELIIALDVSNSMMAEDIQPNRLERAKRAISRLIDRLNDDKIGLIVFAGDAYTQLPITSDYNSAKLFLNSVSTEIVPKQGTAIGAAINLAANSFTPSSEANKAIVIITDGENHEDDAVSAAKDAVDKGIIVHTIGMGLPQGSPIPVTRSGQKDYMKDRDGKVVVTKLNEQILEQISASGNGIYVRANNAQVGLNALFDEINKMEKEEMESRVYSEYNDQFQYFFAVALFLILFEFIILERKNKYLKSIRLFSIK; from the coding sequence ATGGAAATGTTCAGATTTGGAAATATGGAGTATTTGTGGGGATTGTTAATCATTCCTTTATTGGCCGTCATTTTTATCTGGTCGAGAATTGCCCGGAAAAAAGCCCTGAAACGTTTTGGGGAACAACAAATATTAAAACAATTGATGCCTTTTTCTTCAAAAGGAAGACCTGTTTTTAAGTTTTTGGTATTGATGCTGGCTTTAGCATTTATTATTACAGGAATGGCGCGCCCGCAATTTGGGTCCAAGCTTAAGAAAGTTAAACGAGAGGGAATTGAACTCATTATTGCTTTGGATGTTTCAAACAGCATGATGGCAGAAGATATTCAACCCAATCGTCTGGAACGGGCCAAAAGAGCCATTTCCAGATTAATAGACCGGTTGAACGACGATAAAATTGGTTTAATTGTGTTTGCCGGTGATGCTTACACGCAACTCCCCATTACCAGTGACTATAATTCAGCCAAGCTGTTTTTGAACTCTGTCAGTACAGAAATTGTACCCAAACAGGGAACTGCAATTGGTGCGGCTATTAACCTGGCTGCAAACTCGTTTACTCCCAGCTCGGAAGCAAACAAAGCAATTGTAATTATTACCGATGGTGAAAACCACGAAGATGACGCTGTTTCTGCAGCAAAAGACGCCGTTGACAAAGGAATAATTGTACATACTATCGGGATGGGACTTCCGCAAGGTTCGCCAATTCCGGTAACACGAAGCGGCCAGAAAGATTATATGAAAGACAGGGATGGCAAAGTTGTTGTAACAAAATTGAACGAACAGATTCTGGAACAAATCTCTGCTTCCGGCAACGGAATATATGTGAGGGCCAACAACGCGCAGGTAGGATTAAATGCTCTGTTCGACGAAATAAATAAAATGGAAAAAGAAGAAATGGAATCCAGGGTTTATTCGGAATACAACGACCAATTCCAGTATTTCTTTGCCGTTGCACTATTTTTGATATTGTTTGAATTTATTATTCTGGAAAGAAAAAATAAATATTTGAAAAGCATACGATTGTTTTCAATAAAGTGA
- a CDS encoding vWA domain-containing protein, with protein MFEGLTFKNPEFFYLALVIIPMAAWYIFRQKRNTASIQISSTASVFRAPRTIKHYLRHLVFLLQIIAISFFTVVLARPQSSSNWENVTTEGIDIVIALDISSSMLARDFTPDRLEAAKNVAMEFISGREYDRMGLVVFAGEAFTQCPLTTDRAVLLNLFKDLQSGMIEDGTAIGNGLATSVARLKDSEAISRVVILLTDGENNSGEIAPVTAAEIAKTYGIRVYTVGVGSIGTAPYPVQTPYGIQLRDMEVKIDEETLQEISTITDGKYFRATSNNKLEEIYKEIDALEKSKIEVREFSRKSEEFLPFAAAGLLSLILSLILRTTVFRSIP; from the coding sequence ATGTTTGAAGGACTAACATTTAAAAACCCGGAATTTTTTTATTTGGCGTTGGTGATAATACCAATGGCTGCCTGGTACATTTTCAGGCAGAAAAGAAATACGGCGAGTATTCAGATTTCGTCGACAGCCTCTGTTTTTAGGGCGCCGAGAACCATAAAACATTACCTGCGGCATCTTGTTTTTCTGTTACAGATTATTGCCATCTCTTTTTTTACGGTAGTTTTGGCACGTCCGCAATCGTCAAGCAACTGGGAAAATGTAACAACTGAAGGTATCGATATTGTTATTGCGCTCGATATATCAAGTAGTATGCTCGCCCGCGACTTTACTCCCGACCGTTTGGAAGCAGCCAAAAATGTGGCTATGGAGTTTATATCCGGAAGAGAGTATGACCGCATGGGTCTGGTCGTTTTTGCAGGAGAAGCATTTACTCAGTGTCCGTTAACCACTGATCGGGCAGTCTTGTTAAATCTGTTTAAAGATCTTCAAAGTGGAATGATTGAAGATGGAACTGCAATTGGAAACGGACTGGCAACTTCTGTGGCCCGGTTAAAAGACAGCGAAGCCATTAGCCGGGTTGTGATTCTTCTTACCGATGGAGAAAACAACAGTGGCGAAATTGCTCCGGTAACAGCAGCGGAAATTGCAAAAACCTATGGAATACGCGTCTATACCGTAGGAGTCGGTTCAATCGGAACAGCCCCCTACCCTGTTCAAACACCCTACGGAATACAACTTCGCGATATGGAAGTAAAAATTGACGAAGAAACGTTACAGGAAATTTCGACCATTACCGATGGAAAATATTTTAGGGCAACCAGCAATAATAAACTGGAAGAGATTTACAAAGAAATCGACGCACTTGAGAAATCAAAAATTGAAGTACGCGAATTCAGCCGGAAGTCAGAGGAGTTTCTGCCGTTTGCTGCGGCGGGATTACTTTCTTTGATTTTAAGTCTTATTTTGCGAACAACTGTATTTAGAAGTATCCCATAA
- a CDS encoding tetratricopeptide repeat protein: protein MKQIILTAMMLTSISILVSAQNERKFVRNGNKLFMEAVKDTSQLDTTKFSNAETEYRKALNKKPADTKWNFNLADALYKQMRFDEASSKFNELADKMETPEEKARALHNVGNSQLMQQKLDESIEAYKEALRNNPNDLDTKYNLAYAQMLKQQQQNQQNQDQNKDQNKDQQNQDQQNKDQNQDQNQDQNKNDQNKQDQQDQQNQQNQQNQNKDQQQQQQQQQQQNKISKENAEQLLQALQNDEKDIQEKVKKAKAAKAKRTRVEKEW from the coding sequence ATGAAACAAATAATTTTAACAGCAATGATGTTGACTTCTATTAGTATTCTGGTTTCGGCGCAGAATGAAAGGAAGTTTGTGAGGAATGGAAATAAATTATTTATGGAAGCTGTGAAAGATACCTCGCAGCTTGATACCACAAAATTCAGCAATGCAGAAACAGAGTACCGCAAGGCATTGAATAAAAAACCGGCAGATACAAAATGGAATTTCAATCTTGCGGATGCTTTATACAAACAAATGCGTTTTGATGAAGCATCGTCAAAGTTTAATGAACTGGCTGACAAAATGGAGACACCCGAAGAAAAAGCACGGGCGTTGCACAATGTAGGAAACAGCCAGTTGATGCAACAAAAGTTAGATGAAAGTATTGAGGCATATAAAGAAGCCCTGAGAAATAATCCAAACGATTTGGATACAAAATACAATCTCGCTTATGCCCAAATGTTAAAGCAACAGCAGCAAAACCAGCAGAATCAGGATCAGAATAAGGATCAAAACAAAGATCAGCAGAATCAGGATCAGCAAAACAAAGATCAAAATCAGGATCAGAATCAGGATCAAAATAAAAACGATCAGAATAAACAGGATCAACAAGATCAGCAAAATCAACAGAACCAACAAAATCAGAATAAAGACCAACAACAACAGCAGCAACAACAGCAGCAACAAAATAAAATTTCAAAAGAAAATGCAGAACAGTTACTGCAGGCTCTGCAAAACGACGAAAAAGACATTCAGGAAAAAGTAAAAAAAGCCAAAGCTGCCAAAGCAAAACGGACAAGAGTTGAAAAAGAATGGTGA
- a CDS encoding NYN domain-containing protein, with translation MQSDFKLAVLIDGDNIPSAYVKEMMEEIAKYGNPTIKRIYGDWTIPTVAKWKNVLLENAINPVQQYAYTTGKNSTDSAMIIDAMDILYSGKVDGFCLVSSDSDFTRLATRLREAGMKVIGIGEKKTPEPFIVACDKFIYIEILKNRAKENETSSTSNKTSRKNDYDKITPKVVKLISSTISDLADDDGWAFLGDVGSLLQKKQPNFDSRNYGFEKLTPLINSIGKFEIEQRDSYKGKFKLIYVRNRKK, from the coding sequence ATGCAAAGTGATTTTAAACTGGCTGTCCTTATTGATGGCGACAATATACCTTCAGCTTATGTAAAAGAAATGATGGAAGAAATTGCCAAGTACGGTAACCCGACCATCAAACGAATTTATGGCGACTGGACCATTCCTACTGTGGCAAAATGGAAAAATGTTTTGCTTGAAAATGCCATCAATCCGGTGCAACAATATGCCTACACGACAGGAAAGAACTCTACCGATTCAGCCATGATTATCGATGCAATGGATATTTTGTACAGTGGTAAGGTTGATGGATTTTGTCTGGTCTCAAGCGACAGCGACTTCACGCGGCTGGCAACACGGCTACGCGAAGCAGGTATGAAAGTAATTGGAATTGGAGAAAAGAAAACACCGGAACCCTTTATTGTTGCCTGCGATAAGTTTATTTACATCGAAATTCTAAAAAACAGGGCAAAAGAAAACGAAACCAGTTCCACTTCTAATAAAACAAGTAGAAAGAACGATTATGACAAAATAACTCCGAAAGTTGTAAAACTCATTTCTTCAACAATCTCAGACCTGGCTGACGACGATGGCTGGGCTTTTTTGGGTGATGTAGGCAGTTTACTTCAGAAAAAACAACCCAACTTCGACTCGCGAAATTACGGTTTTGAAAAACTCACCCCCCTCATCAATTCGATTGGAAAGTTCGAAATTGAACAACGTGATAGTTATAAAGGAAAATTTAAACTGATATACGTTCGAAACAGGAAAAAATAG
- a CDS encoding tetratricopeptide repeat protein, whose amino-acid sequence MKKYIFLILFIFPVSLFAQEDSKTQLWEKANAFYTTEEYQQAISLYEQILDSGEESAKLYFNLGNAYYKAGDVNNAILNYERAKLLAPNDEDIDFNLQIANQFVVTSIDELPKPFFVRWKQSVVNLYPADTWSLISVSAFVLFLVLLGLYLFGRSISVRRLSFWIGILAVIFSGFTFSFASIQKNKIKIRNHAVVFCPRVTVKSSPAQNGTDLFLIYEGLKVEITDSLSTWKEIRLSDGNEGWLPDSCIVKI is encoded by the coding sequence ATGAAAAAATATATTTTTCTGATACTATTCATATTTCCTGTATCACTGTTTGCGCAGGAAGATAGTAAAACACAATTGTGGGAAAAAGCAAACGCGTTTTACACCACAGAAGAGTACCAACAGGCCATTTCGTTGTATGAACAAATTTTGGATTCAGGTGAAGAATCGGCCAAATTGTATTTTAATTTGGGGAATGCCTATTACAAAGCCGGTGATGTAAACAATGCCATTTTGAATTATGAAAGAGCTAAATTACTGGCTCCAAACGATGAAGATATTGATTTCAACCTGCAAATTGCCAACCAGTTTGTGGTTACCAGCATTGATGAGTTACCCAAACCTTTTTTTGTTCGATGGAAACAATCGGTTGTTAATTTGTATCCCGCCGATACATGGTCACTGATTAGTGTTTCTGCATTTGTGTTATTTCTTGTTTTACTTGGACTTTATCTTTTTGGGCGTTCCATATCGGTTCGCAGATTGTCGTTTTGGATTGGTATTCTGGCTGTAATATTTTCAGGTTTTACATTTTCTTTTGCATCGATTCAAAAAAATAAAATTAAAATCCGGAATCATGCCGTTGTTTTTTGCCCGCGGGTAACTGTAAAAAGCTCACCCGCACAAAACGGTACTGATTTATTCCTGATTTATGAAGGTTTGAAGGTGGAAATAACAGACAGTCTCAGCACCTGGAAAGAGATCAGGCTTTCCGACGGAAATGAAGGCTGGTTACCGGATTCCTGCATCGTTAAAATTTAG